The genomic segment TCCATCTCAAAGGGGGGCGGTCGCGAGGGCACAAGGTCCGCCGCGGTCATCTGCTGAGCTTTCAGAACTCGATCAAGACCCTCCAGCGACAACTGCCGCTTGCCGCCTAGAAAATTCGACAGGTGTGGTTGGCCGTAGCCTGTCTGGCGCGCAAGAAGCGAAACGCTGAGTGTTCCCCGCTGAATTCTGCGCAGCAGCTCGAGCCGTAGATGCTCGTGCATCTGGGAAAAGTTCATGTGGAAAACTTGCCCAAGGCAATAACTCGCAACTAACTTCAATTGCTGTCAGCAAAACAATTACGCACAAATCGCCTTATTCTCTCGGTTCCTGAGTTCCTTGGAAAGCCAAGGAGCTGAGTTTCACCGGAAAGCCGTTGACCGAAAAGGTTCTGCTTCATAAATTATTTCTACTTACATCACACACTCTGGGGTCTGCCTCTGCACACGCGTGTCGCCTGAAACTCCGCCATAACCAGAAACTGTCGCGGACAGCGTCCATGCCCGCCGGGGAGTTCCTTCTTCCGGCACAGAAGCAAACACCAGGAGATACGAGGCACGTTAGAGGCTTCGATCTGGGTGCTGTGTGCGACTTTCCAGAATCTGTGCATTATTACCGTTATGTTTTGTGTAGAAGGAACCCGGCAGGCAATCCCCCAACAGGACGGTTCGATCCTGAAGCACCCGCCCGCGTCCCGCCTAACCCCGGTTCTAACAAGGAGAAGAAACAAAGGCCGGGATACGAACCCAAGGGAGACCCATTATGGAGTTGCGCGTGCAACTGAAAGTTTGCGAAGGGTGCGGCAGTCTTTGGTTCCGCGCCCAGAATCACTGCAGTACTTATTGCCGAGAGTGTGCCACCAGGCTCGCCGATTTCCCTGTGGACACCGGCCGGCGCCGCGGGCCGAAGCATAGGCTGTCCACCCCGAACCTCATGCGGACGTGGACAGTCGCTGAAGCAGGAGGTGCCGAATGAGCGCCGTCCTGCAATTTCCAACCATTGCCCTGGCAGCAGCCGCTCAGCGCCAATGGCAGGCAACCGGAACCTACGAAGCGCACCCGCAGAGCGAGGCGACGCCTCAAAGCGGCTTCGGACCAGCCCGCCAGCTTCCAGATTCTCCGTCGGCCTCTCAGATGCCTGGAATCGGCGAGCAGCCGATTGGCCGTCCAGTTCCTTCTCCGAACCTGGCCTTCTACCGCAAACATACTGAAAGGCTGCTGCGGCGCTACCTGCTCGCTTCCATGCTGGTGGCCCGGTCTCCGGTTGTCTTTAGAGAACGCATAGGACGCGGCCGCTCCTCCAATCGGCGGAACTACACCTTCGAGGACAGCGTCATCTTCGTGCTTGATGTGGAGAAAGGGCTGGAGCAGGTCTCGGCGCTCGACCGGGTGCTCATCAACCGGATCGTGCTCCAGGAATACTCCATCACCGAGGCGGCGCTGCTGCTCAACAAGAGCCAGCGAAGTATCGGGCTTCGCTTGGCCGACGCACTCGACCGCCTCACCGGCATTCTGATCGAGAATGGCACCCTCAAGATCCCGAACCGCCAAGGTCCGATGCCGGAAATAGATACCGACGACTAACAGGGATGCCCATCCCTGGTGTGAACCGAATACAGCCGCAGTCGGGTCATGCTGGAGATGGGCATCTTCCTATACGAACTTGGGCAGACCGCAGTCTCAAGCCAGAGCGCTCAGCGAAGGAGCCTAGTTGGCGGCCTTCTTCAGCACCGCTGTCCCCTTCTCATCCATCAGAATCGCCGACTGCAGTTTGCGGAACTCCGCAGCTTTGCCGGCAGCTATCTCCACTTTCTTCACCACGTACTCGCGTTCGTAGTGAAGGGTCTTGCCCTTGGCACTTACCGCGGAGTGATAGCTGGCGAAATCCACGTCCAGATCCACCGGGTCAGGGGTCTCGTCCACCACATAGCCGTCGGGCAGAGTGATGTCGAAGGAGTCCTTCCACCTCCCGGTAGCATCCAGATCGATCGGCACCTGGCGAGGCTTGTCATCGAAAGGCATGGCATAGGACCCGACCACGCGCGGCCGCACCAGCAGCAGAGGACCGGCCGTATGCGCATACTGGCTGGCCGTCAGCTTGTAGTGGAACTCCAGCGGCTTGTCGAGCGCCGGAGGCTGCACAAACTCGAACGAAGTCAGCGACACCCCCGGCAAATCGCGCGCAATCTTCTTCTCCAGATACTCGCGCCGCTGCTTTTCATCGGTGTCCTTGAGCAGATAGCGCATGTCGCTGCCGTCAGGGCCGCTGTGGACCGTATCTAGCGATCCGGTCAGCGTGCCGTCCGCCTGAAGCGAGAATGCTCCTGTGCGCTCCGTGCCGTTAGCGGTCGGCGGCAGCACCGGCAGCGCGATCACCTGGCTCGATCCGCCCGCGGCCAGCAGCCCATAACCACCCTGCTCGTTTGAGGGCAGGTTACCCACCGGCGTCCGCTGATCGGTGGGATCAAAAATCAGGTATCGCTTGCCGTCCTTGCCCTTCACCACAGCCTGCAGGCGCGCGTCCTGCACATCATCGGGGACCTCGATCGCCGTGATCATGTGATCGCCTAGCAGCGACGGGTCCTCCGGATCGACGACCCCGCGCCGGTGATCCACGGGGACGTAATAGGCCTTGATCCCAGCCACCTGCAACATCGCGATCAGAAGAGTGGTCTTGTCCTTGCAGTCGCCATAACGATTGCGATAGATATCCCCCGCATGATTCGCCTGGAGGCCGCCAATGCCTCGGCTGACAATGAAATAACGGATGTTCTTCTGGATGTCTTCGGTGATCCGGCTCAGCTTGGAATAGAAGTCCGGCGCGCCGGCGACAAGCTCATTCACCCGGGCAGTAATCTCCGGCGATGGCGTGGGACGGTCCTGCTCAAGCTTCGTCACCCACTGTCCGAGCGCACGCCACTCCTGGTCCTTTTCGGCGATGGCTGCATCTCCCCATTGCACTGTCATGCGCCCGGCAAGCGCGAACCATTCCGGCGACGAGGGCACATCCCGCAGGTTCAGCGCCGGCACATCTTTCAATTCCCACCGCCAGTGATTGGGCGCAACCTGCGCCGGCTTCACCGGATCAAACCGGTGCCACGCCTCGGAATAAGAATGACCCGCTGGCAGGTCCAGTTCCAGCGCCTGGAACACCACCGGAATACCGTTCTGCAGGGTCCAGACCTTCTCCTGCATGTAGGGCTTCATCACCTCTTCTGACTCGCATACGATCGTCGCGCCCACGTCAACGGCCGGAGGATGTGCGATGCGGGCCTTGCGCGTTGAGAGCATGACGGGCACGTCGGTATCGCCCTGCTCCACAAAATCCGTAGGCTGCGCTTCGTATGTGTTCTTTTCATCCGCCGCGATAGTCCACACGCGGAAATAGTTCAACTTCTCGTCGACGTCGTAGCTGACTTCGCAGGTGTTGTGCCGCCCCTGTGGCTTCAGAATGCGGATGACCTGGCGCTCGCGTTCCGTCGCCCTGCCGTTACCGTCGATCGTCTCGACGTACTCGTCATAGAGAATCACCGCAGTGGCATCCTTCACCACCGCGGCAGCCGGCGTGGGCGTTTTAGCGGCCTGCACGCCCCAGTCCGGTACCGGCTGGCCCTTGCTGAACCAGCTCGCCGAAGCCGGCATACAAGCCGCCGCGATCAATACGGTCACCGCAGCCCATCCAGTCAATTGGTTCCTCAAACCTGCCATCCCTGCCCCCGCCCCACGCTGGCCTCTCTATTCCCTATTCCCTGCTTTTACTTCGCTGCCTGTGCGGCCCGCGCCAGCACCAGTTGCTGCTGATCGGCCGTCGCCACCTTCTGATAGAAGTCGCGTAGTTGCGTGTAATCTTTCTGCTCAACCAGCGTGAAGTTATACGCCAGGCTTCGGGCGATTTCCACTTTGTCCTTGTCGTTCTTCGACGCCACGCGCAGTTGCGCCGAACTTCCGAACGGAATTGTCGCCGCCTGGGGAGCGCTCTCCACCGCGAAACCCTCCGGCAGGTGATAGGTCACGTCATCCACCACGCGTTCCGGATAGTGCACATCCACCGGGATCTTGCGGGACTCGGTGGCCACAAACGGATGCTTGGCACGTGACTCAAAGAACATGCCCGGCAAAAAGAAACGCTTGCCCGTGGCGCTGCCAAGCTGGCCATTGACCTTCAGCACGGCCACAAGATTGGCGTTGTAATCATCAAGCGCGAGGAAGTGATCGAACTCGGCCTCCATCCCCTCGGGCACGCTGTCACGCATCGTTTCGTTGAAGCGCTTCTTGACCTCGTCCTCATCATTGCGGATGGCTGTCTGCCGCCAGTGGAGCGCCTGCTGGCCGCTCATGACGACCCGCAGGGTGCCAGCTGCGCTGCCGTCCGGGCTCACCGTCAGGTCGGCGACGCGCTGCATCGTGTTCTGCGTGTACAGGTTGCCCGGCGTTGCCGCAATCTCGGCGCCCTTGCCACTCACACGAAGCCCGCTGGCATACGTGTGCTTCCAGTGCAGCAATCCGAACGGGCACATCTTCTGGCCGGGGTCGAGATACACTTCCTTGCCATTGATCGTCGCCACGGCAATGTAATCGTCGAGCTGCAACACTTGCAGGTAATCGGGATCGAAAATGGCGCGATCGCGATTCACTACCTGCATGGGAACTACCTGCAGACCCGCAGCCCGGGCCATCGCCACGTAGAGCAAAGCCAGGTCGTCGGAGCCGCCGCTCTTCTGCATCCACACATCCTCGGCCTTCTTGACCTCCTTGATCTTCTCCTTCTTGCGTTCTTCTTGGCTCTTGCGTCGCGTGAAGTCGGTGTTCTCGAGCTTCATCACCGCGTCATAGAGCTTCTTCGCCTTTTGCTCCTCGGTGTCGGTTGCACTCACCAGCTCAGCCACTGCTCCTTTGATCGCCTTATCGGCGCTGGCGAACTTCTCCGTATCCTTGGCCCACTCCTTGCCGCGCTCCCGCCAGAACTGCTGCCCGTCTGGGTAATCGGCGTAGTAGAACGCGATGCGCATCTTGAGGCTGTTCAATGGCGGCATCCAGTCCTCGTCAGGCAGGGCCGGCACATCGTCGACATCGTAAGTAAAGCGGCCCTGGCTGTCGCGGACAACCTTGGTGCCTTCCTTCACGTGCGGGGACCACATGATGC from the Occallatibacter riparius genome contains:
- a CDS encoding DUF3857 domain-containing transglutaminase family protein, whose protein sequence is MAGLRNQLTGWAAVTVLIAAACMPASASWFSKGQPVPDWGVQAAKTPTPAAAVVKDATAVILYDEYVETIDGNGRATERERQVIRILKPQGRHNTCEVSYDVDEKLNYFRVWTIAADEKNTYEAQPTDFVEQGDTDVPVMLSTRKARIAHPPAVDVGATIVCESEEVMKPYMQEKVWTLQNGIPVVFQALELDLPAGHSYSEAWHRFDPVKPAQVAPNHWRWELKDVPALNLRDVPSSPEWFALAGRMTVQWGDAAIAEKDQEWRALGQWVTKLEQDRPTPSPEITARVNELVAGAPDFYSKLSRITEDIQKNIRYFIVSRGIGGLQANHAGDIYRNRYGDCKDKTTLLIAMLQVAGIKAYYVPVDHRRGVVDPEDPSLLGDHMITAIEVPDDVQDARLQAVVKGKDGKRYLIFDPTDQRTPVGNLPSNEQGGYGLLAAGGSSQVIALPVLPPTANGTERTGAFSLQADGTLTGSLDTVHSGPDGSDMRYLLKDTDEKQRREYLEKKIARDLPGVSLTSFEFVQPPALDKPLEFHYKLTASQYAHTAGPLLLVRPRVVGSYAMPFDDKPRQVPIDLDATGRWKDSFDITLPDGYVVDETPDPVDLDVDFASYHSAVSAKGKTLHYEREYVVKKVEIAAGKAAEFRKLQSAILMDEKGTAVLKKAAN
- a CDS encoding DUF3857 domain-containing protein, with product MRIRFVALLVSIAACLGFAGTLCAQLPELTKEQLQMTADPKAPGAAASILYLEERTDDNLHYHSIVERIKILTEKGKDAATIHVPYDRSWTKVQDIQGRTIHSDGTVYPLTTKPSDLTDVNSKYFQFNEMVFTLPNVEVGSVIEYRLQIRYDDQWISSPEWIIQQRYFVHKAHYFFQPSHYREGIMWSPHVKEGTKVVRDSQGRFTYDVDDVPALPDEDWMPPLNSLKMRIAFYYADYPDGQQFWRERGKEWAKDTEKFASADKAIKGAVAELVSATDTEEQKAKKLYDAVMKLENTDFTRRKSQEERKKEKIKEVKKAEDVWMQKSGGSDDLALLYVAMARAAGLQVVPMQVVNRDRAIFDPDYLQVLQLDDYIAVATINGKEVYLDPGQKMCPFGLLHWKHTYASGLRVSGKGAEIAATPGNLYTQNTMQRVADLTVSPDGSAAGTLRVVMSGQQALHWRQTAIRNDEDEVKKRFNETMRDSVPEGMEAEFDHFLALDDYNANLVAVLKVNGQLGSATGKRFFLPGMFFESRAKHPFVATESRKIPVDVHYPERVVDDVTYHLPEGFAVESAPQAATIPFGSSAQLRVASKNDKDKVEIARSLAYNFTLVEQKDYTQLRDFYQKVATADQQQLVLARAAQAAK